DNA from Macadamia integrifolia cultivar HAES 741 chromosome 12, SCU_Mint_v3, whole genome shotgun sequence:
CTCGCAGATCAATGATAGAGCGCATAAAGGCATTAACCACACGGGTAGAATGATTTTTTTGGGCAATACCCACAATAGGTAGCATTTTTTCCCCCTAATATTTAATAGACAAACAAAGCCGCACTAGTCTAGCGACTGTGTTGGGCTTTTGTCAGCGTGAACCTGCACCTGCACTTGCCCATGCCCATATATATAAATGGGCTACGGTTTGGCATGCCAAGCCAAGACCACTTTAATCTGGTACATTTTTTGGCAGTCCAAAACAAAGTATATAATACATTAAATTTAGGCAAGAGATCGCCACCTGGTTGGGTGACCCTTGTTCCAATGCATAGCCCAATGAAAACACTTATAGGGGCATCAATAtaaatgaatttattttattttattttattttataggggATGGCTGACAATTTCACACCCATGTCTAGGCACAAAAGGCAAACAACTAGGGAGGTTACTTTATCCCTTAAATTTAAATGGGAATAGGGTCTCTTTAACCAAAGGCATGAACATTGTTTACTCATTTATAGGCGAGAGATAGCTACCTGGTTGTATGGCTACTACACTAACATATTGACCAATGAGAGCATGTGGAGGCATCAAGCCATCAACCATGGAGGGTAGGGTTGTTTTTCATGTAGTCTCTATGTCTGGATGTAGCGGCGCACACCCAAGAAGCATTTTTCCCTTCATTTATTAAGGGAGTgcaaataaacaataaaaacgaGGATATAAGGAAGCACAACGTATGCCTTAGtagggggtgtcaatttcaggccCAAAAGAGACTTGTCTGTTTATAATCATTCATTCGTGATGCACGGTGTAAGCTCGATGGGCCCAACCAATTATAAGCCCCACATTTATTCCGatcatttatatgtatattttgactTTATTTAAGtagaataaggtatatattaatatttttgtcCATTATtgatgtaattaagtgtaaagtCTTTtataaattgttgatgatttaataaatatattaattctttctaaaatctaagacaattaaatgGGAAATGGTGCGTTAGACAGATTACGGTGTGATTAGCCTAATTAGtagaagcccgattaaagccttGAACCTGACTAAGACTGtctcattccttaaataaatAGGTCACGGTGCAAGGGTACCGGCCCTACGTCTGACTGAGACTGGCCTGGttcgaccgattgacacccctacgccTTGGGCTCAGAGagccttttttccattttaatggAGGAGGGTTCCTTGAAAGGCAACGTGGCCCTGCACTAGTGCAAGAGCCAATGTGAGTGCATGTAGAGGCACCAACAGGGTGGAATTTCCTCCTTTCAAGAGAGTGGTCATCCCCCCTATGTCAAGACACAGAGACCCACAACGGTTTAggttttttattctctttaacTATAATAAGGGCAAGGGAACGCTGCCCACCCACTCCCTCTATGCCCAGATACATTTAGGCTTAAAATTACATAAGATGTATAGGACAACTGGATTTTTTCACACCAAATTATGCCTGGGTGAGAGAAACGCTCGGACTGCAATCTTTCTCCCTTACACTAAAAATGCTttcaaccaacaaaaaaaaaattatataaaactGTGTTAGATGGGTAAACATGCAGGTTCAGGTGGGTTTGGACTTTTGGAAGAGTTTCTGTTAGCAGTTCAGGGTGGGTGGAGTTCAAGGCCCATTAGATAACATGGTCCCGTCTTCATTATTAAGCAGTTAACGGGCAACACCAAAATGGCCCATTTATTAATAGGGCGGGCTGAGATTTGCCACTCCCATCGCCTTATATGCCAACAGAGGAAGGTGAATCAAATTACCTTtctactcttcttttttttcctttttttcctctgAGGTCCCATAGGCCATTAGGGGTTGATGTTCCAACTCAAGAAAGGGCGGCCAGGAGTGGGGTTTTGAGGGGGCATAACAGTATGTATCCGTGGGAAGGGGTGGAGGGAGTCAAAACACTGACCTCTTGGAGGACTTAGATCAGCACTCTATTGTACTAGATGCCACCACCACGTTAAGAGTTGCTTCCCTCTTTGTACTCTAGTTTACAATAATGTGATTCCCCTTAATTATAGATGTCCATTCTGATCATATaggtttaatttattttcttttccttcctctcttgAGCATGTGTTCACGTGTGAATGATACCATTCCCCATGCATCATTGGTGTGATGTAAGGGATTTTACTATTGAAGATTACATACATTGTATTCATTTCTAATATTTGTAGGACCTATAGTTCAGAAGTTCACTAATcccctcccttttttcttctgaaCTACTAGGagttcaaatttattttaaaatagttATAGCACAGTTGGTATCTACTTGTAGAGTGCAGGTGTCCCAGGAGGTCACCAAAATCGAATTTTCATAATCTCAAACCGCAATCAATTCACATCAATTCATTTTATTcagtttttatttgattttatatattCATTTTATTCAGTTTGTATATTGTCTCAATAATTCCATATaatttatttggttcaattctttttctcttcttttattttttaggtagaAATTTGGTTCAATTCTTCAATTCACACGAGATTTGAGGATGTGTTATATTGGCATTAAAGATGCGGATGAAAAAGAAAACGAACAAAAGTAGAGGACTGCACGAGAGAAGTGTGGAGAATCGATAGTAGAAGACAAAGGCGAAAAAAGACGAAGAGAAACTGAAATCTTAGAACTTTTGTTTTAGCCTTGTAGAATTTAAAACCGATTATACTtaatttatttggttcaaaccgaagaaaatttaaaatttcaaaatcaaaatttcgattccaattctaaattgacaccttCAGACCAGATTTGACTGAAGAACCACGATGCCATCCTTAAGTAGAGCAGTTAGAAAAGTGAAAGCAGGAGTGGGATTTATAGACCCAACTGAtggggtttcttctttttcagctGTAAGTTACTCTTTCTAATAGATGAAGTAGATTCAATGATTCATAGATGCTTCCACCAGCTGGTCCATATTGTGTGAGGGAGGtttatctctatctctctctctctctctcttggactGTTCCTTCTCATGCACCAAACATCACATGGCTTTTATCTCCACCACTACCAttatcaccaccaccacaactCACTTTAAGAGTGTTAGACACTTACTAATCAAATCTGTCATTCTCATACagtgttctcttttctcttctttttccctttatttctttCCCCACTTGCATGGAAGGTGCAACCACCATTACACTTTGTAAACCTATATTGTCTCCCCATTAATTGAAAGGAAGACTAGTGGATGAcccattataaaaataaaaacaaaaacaaacaaacaaacaaacatcaaacaaaacaaaacaaaagcaagCTCATATAATTCAATCTCATACTTCATCCCACCTAATTaaatctttaagaaaagaaCCTTTTAGCATCTAAACCCCCACATTTAAGAAAACCAATTGAAGTGCAATCTTTCTTGTTGTCTAAGTTTCAATCAGCATATCACATTCATTAAATCAaagaccaaaagaaagaaaagagaaaaccaTCTTCACTTTACAATCAATTATTTTGACTGATTCTTTATAGGTTCCTCATCTTGATTCTATCTGATTCCAATGCAATCAAGATCAGAATTTAAACAAAACCAATCTAAATCTCAATTCTGGATTTTTAATTCTTGAAACCATCCTTTGTTAACAATTGGTTTCTTGAAAAGGTTGTAAAAGGGACTGATGAACAATTTTTTAACTTCGGTTGAAGGGGAAGAATTGCTTTTCATTTTTCGGTGCAAAaaaggatttccctttctattCCACTGCTTATAGCAAGGGACATATAAACACTTGACAGTCCACACTGACTACTTTCAAGACCTACCTAATCCACAATACAACCTAAAATATGTTAGGGGTAAGGTAACCTATGAGGGAGCTCagccctttatatatatatatatatatatatataacggCTAATGGGAACATACGAGGAAGTATCAATGGAGACATCATTTTGAATTTCATAAGGGATGGAGTGCTTATTTCAGATCCTCATGTGTTTGGCTGTAGGAGCCATAGTCACccacagaaaacattttcctaATATGTTGGGAGCATAGCAGCATCACCCCGCGTGTTGATGTTGCCTACATCCGACTAACAGggctctctctcgctctctctctctctctctctctgaagttCCATTCTTCCAAATGGTCATGGGATTACTCTCCACCTGTTCCAGCCAAGATCGGGCTCCTCTCCAACTACTTGGGTATTCAACTCCCTTTCAATCACCGTCCAACAGTTGAGAGGGCTTGGAAATACATGCCAATATCTAGGGATGCATGCCCAACTCTTCCGAGTCTTCGAATGAGCGGTTAGAGGGTAATTGATGTTAGAGAGAATCTTTTTCCTCCCAATTGGCATATGTATCCAAGTTCTATCAGCCATTAAATAAGTGATTGAAGGGTAATTGATGCAGGCCCAAAATGGCTGgagggttggagaggatccggacACCATTAGAAGGGGAATGTAAAATCTAAATAAATAGATGGTAAATAAAACAGGAGACGTCCGGGACAACCATCAAGTGTTATCCTTTGTCTCGAATGGTGTCCTTGTGTGCCCTTTTGAAACACTTCATTGTTAGATGGGGCTTGCTTGCATGCTTTGATGAAGACTGTCATTTTAGCCTTTTGTAATCCCTGCACATGAAGTGGGACAGCCCTTTATAAATATCTTTTTGGTAAAGACATTAAGTGAGAGAGACATGCATGTCTTTATTTTAACGTGATATTATTAGTGGGAAAACATTGTCTTTTCCCAAATGGGCCAATGGGTTGTACCGTTTACCATTAGGATCGGATCAGGATTGGCTGAAATCCTCTAGTGTTAACAAATTCAACAATAATGTGGTAGAATTTGGACTTAATAtgaatttatttgaataattCGGAGTCTGAAAATAGTGCAAATATAATacagtttgaaaaaaaaaaaaaaaaatttttttgaccaTGAGAATTATTATGAATAATTTGGAACCGAAAATTTTTGAATGATAATTAAGTAGTGAAATGTAGGACCCTTTACCACATGGACTAATCCATGAACGGATTCAGATCTTATCCAATCGGGGGTGATTGGAGAGGGGCCAACAAGAtacaaaaaagaagagagataagtaGTGAAATATTATACTTCACTAGACATACTGATGCCGCTAAAGACCCACGGAATTTAATAAACATTTGGGCCTAATTTTTATAATACAAGCTATGTGCGAACATGGTTGCGCATTGGGTGCTTCAGCCACTGGGGGCCTCATTTGATATCAATACCCTTCTCTTCTCAACTCTCTTTCCTTGCCTAAATAAGAAATAgattaattttaaatattttattaaatttcaataaaaaaaataagttgtTCCAAATTAACTGACTCATTCTCAAACCTCCTCTTAAGCGCtattaaatagaaataaagttaatgcaaattaaataaaataaaacatttatTGATAAAGTTATTTGAAGCAAAATAAGAgtgaaataaaaaggaaaaaagaaaattcgcATTTTTTAAATGCAAGTAACAAATAGAAAAAGGTTAGGAACACCATCCATGTGCCACAAAATAGCACAcgttgtgtctatctctttcttccctccCCATTCAAATGACTTATGCCCCCTCCAATATGATGCCCAAACTCACAATTCCACACCCACATGGTGCTGCCTGCTAGCTTGACGAATGCGAATGGTGTGCCTATCCATGACTTCTAACCAATATAGAGTGCTAATGCTTGCATGTATGTacaaaaaaactagaaaaaacgAAATAGTTAATATTTTAATAGTGGATTGTGATgaaacaatacaactaagtctgaaATCAAGCAAATAAACACTGATAAAAATCACACTccttttaaatcttttttaatTGGTCACCTTCTATccctccattttttatttttttttaatcaattagtCTTATTTAGGGTTTCATTAGATCAATGACACATATTTATAGACGAAATATATGTAGCATCCAATCACGTGAACGAAACAGGACTGTACTGATTCTCAGTTTCTCCTTAGAAAGGGCAGGCCGGAAAAgggcagaaaaaaaaaggaggaaaaaaagtaggaaagaaaagtaatattagaaaaataaaaaaaattaaaaagaaaaccgTGGACCCCAGAACTAGCAAAGTACCTGGTCTTGCTTTCTATTACACACCAACTTATAATTTTCTataaaaatgttgattttttgaaAGAGGATTCCAAAGCAATGGTTTTTGACCTTTCATAttgtatggggaaaagtgtCTTGGGTCTAAGGTGTCCTTCTACCGAAAacaattttgattcttgattgatATCATAGGTGGATTAATACAGATAAAGcataaaatagttaaaaaaaaaaattacgtaTATTTTATCCGATTTAGAGCGATTTAGATAGATATCAACCTTAGTATTGATTCCATTctcaataccaagttctcaaaccatGGTTTACTCATATAATagctttttattattattcttcttattattttttttttaatatgaataTAAAACTACATTGTTAGATGGTGCAACAGAGATCAGATACATTCAACCACAATGCCACAATCTCTTAAtaaactctttttcttttggtgaagaatctctTAAGATAGGAAAAGATGCATGGGAAGAGGTTTCACTATAACACCCCCACAAGGATAACCTAGACTTGAGAGGTAGGTCATCAAGTAAAACTctccaaatgaaaattttgaatttggggtGAATTTTCAAATCCCACATAAATTATCACCATCTGAATCTAATCCTATTTTAAAAAACTTGAACATTGGACTTGCTATTAAAAAAGTATCAATTTGGTAGTGAAGAGACCAGATATAGATAAAATATACCACCATCTATCTATCTAAATCTTGAACATTAAGCAAGGCATAAACATGTAAAGCCATAGAAGATATCACATTCATGCATCTTGTCAAGACCAAATCATGATtaagaaaaaatcaacaaataTGCTCGAGGACAGTATTCCTTCAGCCAacataaaaggattaaaaaatcCCTTAATCGAGGCATTCGGATGGTGATGTGATGGTATTAAGAACAATAAGAGGATATTATCAACTTTGTATAATAGAAGCCAACATTAATGACGTAGATGTGTATACTTTACATACTTCAATAAGCTTTATGTCTTAAAACTCCTTTTCATTTCAcgattaaaaaacaaaaaaaagccaGCCGACGAACACATGGGAGTGAAAAAAAAGAGGGGCAAAAGAGTCTTTTCACTAGAAAGGGGAGACAGACCTTATCAAAaaacaaagggggagagagCGGGTGGGGAAGAACTGAAAAtccaacatcttcttcttctaagaaAGCTGGTCATCATTTTTATGATTATAATCATAACCCTTAAAAGTTCTTTTTAATAAAACACCTAATTTTTCATGTTCCAAGTTCCAACTgtttaaatcaaatcaaatcaaataacgACCGACAGCTATCGTTGGCATTTACGAAAATGAGTGAGGAGTCAAGACCCAACAACCGATACGCTACAATTTCTCGTATCACTCGCCGCCACAACTCTGCTGCCGAAACCCTAATCTCTGTTTCTCCAAGTCGTACTCCACATAAAAGTTTTGCTGCTGATAGTTGCCCAAAATAATCGAAGGTCCACCCGATATTTCGGGTCCTTCGATACCGTCAGTCACCAGAGTCATACACACAATCCCAGTATTTCCAAAAATGGAGTAATAATTAGCCAACGGCAAAGCCATCTTTGCTCCTCCCTTGAAGTGGAAAACCAGTTCCGGTAACGACACATCCTTCGCCGCCGATATATCGAAACAGGGTCGCAACCCAGTGAGCGCTTCCATGTTGAGAGCTCTCTTATAACTCTTCACTTGGGTTTCAAATTCTTGAGCCACCAAATCGAACACTCGTTTCTCCATGAACGTGAACGTCGACCCTGAATCTATAATCGTTCCGCCATTACCGTCGGATCCCAGTGAGAGAGAGTTGTAAGGAATCTTCACCTTTTTCCCTCCGACGGTGATTTGTCTCAGGCCAAGGTAGTAGTAGACTGAGAATGCAGGTCTTCCAGTGACTGGGTTCTTCACGAACGGTGTGTAGCTGACGCCGCCAGTCTTATTGTTGCCGGAATCTGAGTTATCAGTTAAGATGAGTGAACTGCTTTGGCTAGTATCGTCGAGGCGGTGAGAGAGGAGACAGTAAGAGAACTTCTTCAGGTGGAGCTGCGACGGTATCGACGATGGGCCTCTCCCGAATCCGGCTATTCCAGAGGGTTGACGTGTGGAGAAAACAGAGCATCCGACGATGAAATCAGGTACCTTTCTCTTTGGAAAATCGAGGGTTTCAGAGAGTAGAATACCACCAGTTGATCCGGAACCGTAGGTGATTATGTAAGGAGGGCAGATCTGTGAGCAATTTCTCGAATTGGATTCGCAACCACTGCATCTCGATTGGACATCAGAGCTGTGAAGCCAACTGCATTTCGGATTTTGGCAGCCCACAATCCTTGTGGAAGACGACAATTTGGGGATAAAAGTCTGGATGCTTGAAGGATTCTGATTTGCAAAAGAGCAGTTCCTGCAGATATAGCGGTGGGTACAGGGGAACCAGACCAGATCACTACCTGTGTCCATGACAAAGGGGACGGTCTGAGATGGAGTACCGAAGCTGAGAGAAATGGAGTATCCTCCATAGCTGTGAGGGAAAAGAGGGGTTTTAGAGAGAACAGAGCTTTGAGGGCTTTTCAGGTGTCGGGCTCTGATTAAAGAGGCGGAAGCCAGATGGGTGAGCCTCTCCCATGGATCTGCAGATGGGTTCTTGTTAAATTGTGTGAGAGATAGTGTTAAAGTGGTGGATTTGTCATGAGCTAATGaagaaatggaggaaagaagagagatcaaagagaagaaagagaagaagaggagcctAGACAGAGAAGAAGCCATGGTTTTCTGCGAAGACGAAAAGAAGGTCATCAGCATTCGTTTTGTATGTGTTCGATGGCGTAAGAACGAAGGATAGAGTGGAATCAGGTTCGGCAGAAAAAGTTGAAAACAAAGAAATGCCCAAATAATGTTTAAAAATTACATAACTGCCATCACTGCTCGTTCGAGAATCAGAGCCGTTCATGAAGCTTACGTTGTTGAATCAGAAGCTGCATGCGCAACACTTTTCTCACTCTCGAAGAAAACAGTGGGATTGGAAGAAAGGTGGTGTTCGTGAGGATCGCTCTGTAATTTAGAACCTGAGGGTAATAATGTAATTTCATGGGAAATGTGGGGGCAGTATATGGCCATGGAATTTGATTTGAGGAAAAGAGTTTTTAACCGTTAAACTTGAAGACTTAAGAGGGGATTGGGTCGGTGATCGCTTATTGATGGAGTCTTCTCACGTGGCGGCCAGGGGACCACCGAAATTGCTTGGCTCTTTCTGGAACATGACATGTACTTACACGTGAACGTAAAGCTTTCAAGTCATTCTCACTTCGCTGGAACTAGAAAACGGTTTAGGGGAAAGGACAAATGTCTATCATCAGTAGGGTTACCAGTATCGGTACTGGAACGGCCGGATTTTATTGGTATCGTAATTTATCGGTTGATATCGATACCTAGTCGATGCTCAATTATTAGTATTGGAtcaaggtttttattttttatttttttatatataaaaatagggATAAAACCAACCAATCCAAATCTAATTGAACCAGTATTGGTGGAGACTGATACCGATTCCTAAGATTTAAATCCCTGATCATGACCTTTTTACTTCTTATATTtactcaaatcttctcttttctccctgaTTCCTCCCGAAGAGTGAATTTCTACCTCTTGGAGATTCAAAATCCTTATCTCTATTTTGCCAATAAATTTTGTTGCCACATGAAAGAATGATGCGGTAAATTTTTGAGACAAAAATTTAATCATATATAACTCTACCTTGTATTAGTGTATTCCTTTGTATTTAtagtcatttaatttattttaaaatatttgtcATTTTATTCAAGTTAATAGGGGTCTTTGGATTTTACTTGTCCACAACATCTCAGGTCCATCAAATTGGTCACTAAGGGTGTTTATGTAGGGatacaaatggatagttgaaaattAGTATTCAATCCAAGTTCAAATCCGTCTGAGGGCTTCCGAatatgaaattttggttttcgaACAATACCCGAATCCCTCTGAAAGATAATTAGATTTTGATTCGAATATTTCATTTTGAGTTGGATAATATCTGGCTAATTTAACTATCTGATTGTAAAATGTGATTGATTTAATCATTTTAAAAAGATATATTATATTACTATATTACTTTTATTATAAAACACTTTTTATAAGGATATTTTGATAATAGGGgaagggataggtatgctagtgaGTTACCTTAGAATCTTGCGTGCTAGTAGGATTTTAACCGTAGGATGTGATGATCTTAACTAAAACCGttggatggaaaaaaaaaatccctaaaccTTCAATGTACACTGTTACactttgtttttacttttcctctGCGTCTCTCCCTTCCCTTGCAATTGCTCGGACCTGACATCCCTCTCTCTTTGGCACTTCCGCTCCGCTCAGCCCCTTCATCTTGATACCTACAGTGGCCCCTTTCCCACTGCATCCACCTCCAACAATGTTAAAGTGTCACTTCCCCCTCCAACAATATTGAAGTGTTTtatttctcagaaaaaaaaaaaccctaaccatAGACCGACAGTTGCAACCTCAACAAAGAAGAATCTTGAATCTCATAATCGGTGTATTGATCAAGACACAGATTCCTTCCATTGATTTGTAGGATAGTTCTTCTGAATGAggttttttctttagtttttttttgtaaagaaagTGAATGGAGAAGGAACTACGGACGAACTCTCATGAACTGAAAGTGGGATTTGATTGACATATCCAACCACTTCATTTGGAACACCAtgattggtttttatttttcttcatttcatatAGTTAACCCAAGAATGAACATGAACTGAAAAGTAGGGTTGaatttattgaattttattcttcaaattttcaaattttgaacatTTGAAGCTCTTTGACATGGGCCTTTTAATCCCCTTTTCCGTCCCATTATTGCTGCAGAGTATTGATTCAACCATGATAAATGCAACccaacaaatattaaaaataaagattGAAGTAATTGTGGAAGAGAGTGAGAGTTGGAGTCGGGATCGGAGTTGGGGTTGGGGTCGGAGtctgagaagaagagggagagggagagggagagggagagggagaaggagacgaagaagaagagggagtcGTAGAGAAAGCAGTTGTGGATGACTTATGTAGGACAATAGGTATAGACGGATGAGATCATCGATGTCTCATCTAATGGTCAACAGGTGCTAGTATTCCTAATTCCAATGTAACCCGCTAGCGTTCCCCCTTTTCCCTTTGATAATATACCTAATCGTAAAGTCCTAATCCAAAACCTAATCATAATTCCATAACCCTAACGAGTATGAGACTAAGAGTGCACTGAGCAGTAGAGCATTACCTTCAGATTATGAATGTAGGGTTGGCGCTCGTTGCAGTGGGATTCATGCTCTCCCTTGTCTTATGATGAGATGTAGGGTTAGTGCTTATTACAGCAGGGATATTATAGAATgaattttgtattatttttttttttttcttttgttaaccATATGTACAAGTTGACATTTTCTAATAATCCATTAATCCATCGTTTGCAAAAGAACAAAATAACACCTTTCTAAGAATGGGGACTATGCAATAGTTTATAACCAAAAAAATCGataattgaattcaaaattcTGTAATAAATATAGGTCAAATTGATTTACTAATCGGATAGTTTATTGGATCGGATAACATCTGGATATCTCCTGAATTTGGATATGATATTAGTTTTTAAAATTCCATTAGTTATCGCATCGAATTTATATGTGTCATTCGATAAACAAATTCAGATTTGGATAGTAGTGAATCTGATTGGTTTACATCCCTATCAGTAAATGAAACACCCTCcctccaaaacaaaaaaagccCATTTG
Protein-coding regions in this window:
- the LOC122058149 gene encoding probable aspartyl protease At4g16563, whose amino-acid sequence is MLMTFFSSSQKTMASSLSRLLFFSFFSLISLLSSISSLAHDKSTTLTLSLTQFNKNPSADPWERLTHLASASLIRARHLKSPQSSVLSKTPLFPHSYGGYSISLSFGTPSQTVPFVMDTGSDLVWFPCTHRYICRNCSFANQNPSSIQTFIPKLSSSTRIVGCQNPKCSWLHSSDVQSRCSGCESNSRNCSQICPPYIITYGSGSTGGILLSETLDFPKRKVPDFIVGCSVFSTRQPSGIAGFGRGPSSIPSQLHLKKFSYCLLSHRLDDTSQSSSLILTDNSDSGNNKTGGVSYTPFVKNPVTGRPAFSVYYYLGLRQITVGGKKVKIPYNSLSLGSDGNGGTIIDSGSTFTFMEKRVFDLVAQEFETQVKSYKRALNMEALTGLRPCFDISAAKDVSLPELVFHFKGGAKMALPLANYYSIFGNTGIVCMTLVTDGIEGPEISGGPSIILGNYQQQNFYVEYDLEKQRLGFRQQSCGGE